The following is a genomic window from Adhaeribacter radiodurans.
CATTCGGTTTTATGAAATTTTACGGTTTTCAAGTTTTAGAACTGGTGATATAAATTTAAGAAACAAGTGACAAATTCGCACTTTTAAATTTAAAAAATTAGCTACCATCTTGCCCAATTTTTGCCAGTCAGGAGACCAATGCCACTAATTTTACTGAAAATTATTTATTAAATAAAAAAGCGCGAAAGTTACTTTCGCGCCATAGAAATGCTGTTTCGCTCCGTTAAGACTTGCGCCAGAGTGTAGCTCCAAAAGTAGTAATTCTGACTTATACCAAAATTACTATTTAGAACTCATTCCTAATTTTAAATTCATAATTTCTAATTAAGCGAAGCGCAAAAAGCTACCACGTTCTTTTACTCATTACTTTATCCAGTTCCGGGCGGGTCATTTTACCTAGTTCCGGGTGTTTTTCGAGCCATTGTAAAAAATCAGCTTTGATTTTGTCCGGCCATTGGCTATCGATTTCGCCGGTGCTGTATTTGCCGGTACGTACCATCTCAAAACCGAACTTATCTTTCCGGATCACAAATTCCGAAGTACTTACTACTTGCTCCGCCAAATGCGCTGGCACAAAAAGAACGCCTTCCGGTTGTACAATTACTAAATCGCCCGGAATCACCACGGCCCGGCCGATGCGGATAGGCGTATTAAGCCCCTGCAAGACCATTTCTTCGGTGTAGGAAGGATGAAAATCGCGCACTACGGCGTTAAATCCTTTTATCTGGCGGAGTTCCTGTAAATCGCGGGCGGCGCCATCGAACACCACCCCGTTCCCCGATTTGCTGATAATCGAATTGGCTAAGGTAGCGCCCATAATACCGCCCCCACTTATTTTGCCAAAAGCATCGGCCACGTATAAATCGCCTTTGGCGAGAATATCAATGGGCCAGGCATTGGTATTTCCTTTGCGACCTTGCTTGGCGCCCCGGTCTTTAATTTGTTTTTCTAAATCCGGCCGGCTGGGCAGGTACATGGCAGTTACCGCGCGGCCCGTCATAGGCATGTCGTTCACACTTTTCCAGTTTCCTTCAAACTGGTTAACGTAGCCTTCGTTCTTTAAAACGCTCCAGGCATCATCGATCATGATTAGCTTGGCCCGCTCCAGCAAATTATCCGGAATTTTAGGACGCCCATCCGGAAACCGTTCGCCTTTCCAATCGGAGGTAAGATAGGTTAGTTCTTCTTTAGAAATGGTTTGGGCAGATAGCGGATTTTTAAAAAATAAACTACTTAATGCAATTAAAAGAATGGTATGCTTTACTTTCATGAGTGAATGGCCAATGATTTATTTTAAATTATTACAATCAAAACTCTAAAAATAAGAAATGATTCATCAATAATTGCCATATACCTCCATTTTCAATTTATTTTTGATTCTTAACGGGGCTTAGTTTAGACTCGAAGAAGAGGTTCCAAGTCTGGCCATCATCCGCGCTACCTTCCCCTATTTGGTGCCATTGTCCTTTTTCGTTTAAAGTAATGGTGTACCGGATCAGGGTGTTTGGCAAAGGAAGCCGCCAAATCATTTTTTTATCCTGCACTTCTACATCCGCTTGTATTTGCATGCCACCATTGGTATAAGCCTGAATCGTGTATTTAGATTTTAGCGCATCGTACCCCAGCATTCCAATATTCTGAAAAACGGTATC
Proteins encoded in this region:
- a CDS encoding RraA family protein, with the translated sequence MKVKHTILLIALSSLFFKNPLSAQTISKEELTYLTSDWKGERFPDGRPKIPDNLLERAKLIMIDDAWSVLKNEGYVNQFEGNWKSVNDMPMTGRAVTAMYLPSRPDLEKQIKDRGAKQGRKGNTNAWPIDILAKGDLYVADAFGKISGGGIMGATLANSIISKSGNGVVFDGAARDLQELRQIKGFNAVVRDFHPSYTEEMVLQGLNTPIRIGRAVVIPGDLVIVQPEGVLFVPAHLAEQVVSTSEFVIRKDKFGFEMVRTGKYSTGEIDSQWPDKIKADFLQWLEKHPELGKMTRPELDKVMSKRTW
- a CDS encoding DUF1579 family protein, which translates into the protein MKCLYVLIISLLVSTFTFAQSANYLPAVQQKIQALKWVTGKWQGTVSIMGPDGSKQEYQQTVEFRPKLKNSILQFTEAANRGQDTVFQNIGMLGYDALKSKYTIQAYTNGGMQIQADVEVQDKKMIWRLPLPNTLIRYTITLNEKGQWHQIGEGSADDGQTWNLFFESKLSPVKNQK